AAGCTTGGCTGCATCTTCCATTATTTCGGGCGTTAGCACATTTGTTTTATCCATTGGATGATGGTAATAAACCGGGAAAACACTTCCGCGTGTCCACAAACCAAAAGTTTTAATTCCGGCCGACTCAAAAATGGATGCATCAGAACGTGGGCGGCCATAATTTTTACGTGATGCTGAACTCTCCATTTCGCGATGAATGTAATTTGAGTTAGCCGCTTCGAAATGGGTAAAAAGTTGGGGATGTGATTTTCCGCCTTCAACGAAAAAACCTGTTCCGTTTCCAACCATGTCGAGGTTAATCATCATTTTGGTTTTTTCAATCGGGAAAAGTGGTTTTTCGCAATACTGTTTCGAACCGTACAAACCACATTCTTCGCCACCAAAAAGGATAAAAAGCACCGAACGCTTCGGTTTTGAGTCAGAAGTTGCCAAAGCTTTGGCTGCCCCTAAAATATCAGCTATTCCCGATGCATTGTCCAAAGCTCCGGGAAAAACCACATCTCCCATTTGACCCTGCCCGTCGAGGTGGCCACCAATAATAATCACTTCGTTTTTTAATTCCGGATCCGTGCCTTCAATTATACCAACCACATTACATGCCTGTGCATCAGGAAAATATTTGGTTTCGGCTTTTATAAAAATCTTCTGTTTAGCGGGTAACGAAAACGAAGGAACCTCCCCGTTTCGCAACTGTTTCAGCACTTCTTTATAGTCTTTGCCTGCATCGCTAAAAATCTGATCAACCACTTTTGTATCCACATGTGCATAAATAAAACCATCTAAATGAACCGTATTCGGATTGGCAATTTTACTGGCATAAATCATTCCGGCGGCACCATGTTTTACCGCATTTCTGAACTTGTATCGATGATATGCGTAGGGTGTCCATTTTGCCAGGATTGTATCGTTTTTTGTATATGGTATTCCAGGTTCAAGAATGATTATTTTCCCCTTAACGTCTATGTTTTTGTAATCATCGTAATCCAGTTCGGGTGCCGATATACCATAACCAACATACACCAGTTCTGCTTCCACTTTTCCGTTTGCCGAGTTCGAACCGGGCAAATAGTCTTCCGGAAAATCGAGATAAGTTTTTTCCTTTCCATTAAAATAAATCACTGCCCCCAATGAATTTACTTCCGAAAATTCATTTTTAAAATACTGAAAATAACTTCCGTTGTTAGCAGGTTTAACACCCCATTCTTCAAATTTTCCGGCGCACCAGTTGGCCACATCCTGAAATTCAGGAGAACCCGACAAGCGGCCTTTGTATTTTGGAGAGCTTAGTTCGGTTGCATATTCCAGAATTTCGTTACTCGAAATAGTATGCAAGGTTTGAATTTTTTGATCTGATTTTTTTGAATTTTGGGCACATCCACACCATGCAGTTAAAGCAAAAAGAAGCAGTGTTAAAAACGTTTTCGAATACATTTTGTACAGTTTTTTTGGAAAAACATAAAAGTAGTATTTTTTAACAGGCCTGAATTTGAAATCTGTAAAAATGTGATACATCAAAGCAGAGCTGCCGAGCTGTCACATTGGGAATTCTTTTTATTCGCGATGCAAGCATTGGGGTATTAACTCATTTATCCCGATAGTGCAGCGTATCGGGATTCGTTCAACTAGCAGATTTCAATGCACTACGTTTTTGAAATCTGAGTTTCACGAATAAAAAAGTAGAACTTGTAGTTCGAAAATTGACCGAACTTCATCCGAAACAACTGAAAAACTACATCTTACCACTCAAACACATTCATTCAACCCCATTTTTTGAATAAATTGTAACAACTAATTTTAAACAAACGAAATATGAAAATTTTAAGGGGAACTGTTTTTGGGGGCATTGCATTTTTCTTTTTGGGTTTTTTGGTCTGGGGACTTTTGTTAATGGATTTTTCCATGACAAACTACAACCAGGACTTGTACAGGCCAAATGATGAAATGATATGGTGGGCAATGATTGTGTCGAACCTTTTACTGGCGCTGCTTTTAACTATTGGATTAAAATGGGCAGGTGCCAAAAGTATTGTTGACGGTATAAAAATAGGTGCGCTGTTTGGTTTTATTTATGCACTTAGTATTGATTTAGGAATGTATTCGATGACCAACGTAATTTTAACCTTAACCGCAGTTGTAGTTGATGCATTTGCTTATGCCGCGGTTACCGCCGGCGCCGGCCTGGTTATAATACTTACCTGGGGAAAAGAAAAGGTTTCCTGACCTTATTTGTTAGAAGAAAGAAGGATGGCAATTCATACCAAATGCTATCCTTTTTTATTTAAAAATCATTTCAGCTACCAAATTCAAGGTGATGTATTAAAAAGGTGTTCCAATTTGTTAGCCTCCAATTTCAGCCTCCAGTCCGAACTCCTGAAAAATTGCAAGTGCTTTGTTTTGTTCCTTTTCTGTTGGTTCTGCCATATTAAATTCGTTGTAAGTAGTACCAAGTTTAATGTACTTATTGGCAGCAATACTGTGGTAAGGCAAAATATTCACCTGTGGTTTTTCTCCCGGAAGCCCGAAAACAAAACGGGCCATTTCACGAACACTCCTTTCGTCGGCATTTACGTTTTTAATAAATGGAATCCGGATGTTGATTTTTGCACCACTTTCCGATAAAACTTTAAGGTTTTCAAGAATAAGCTTGTTGCTAACTCCGGTCCACTTTTTATGTTTTTCCGGGTCCATCACTTTCAGGTCGAACAAAAACAACTCCGTGTTCCTGGCTACTTCCAGCATCGTTTCAGTATCTGCAAAACCGCAAGTATCAACGGTTCGGTGAATGTTTTTATTGCCACATGCTTTTAACATTTTAATCAGAAATACGGGATGCATCAATGGTTCGCCTCCCGAAAAAGTTACTCCTCCATTCGATTGATCAATGTGTACTCTTTCTTTTTCAATAATCTGCACCAGCTCGTCAACATCATACATTCTGCCCGACATTTCAATGGCTTTTGTTGGGCAAACGTCAGAACAAATTCCGCAAAGAGTGCAAGCCTCATAATCGGTAACAATTCCCTTTGGGGTTAAAGTAAGTGCATCTTCAGGACAAACTTTTACACATTCCTGCGCTCCGATACATTTCGATTCGGTGTAAAGTTTTTGCGCCTGCGGTGCCTGACTTTCAGGGTTGTGACACCATTTGCAACTTAAGGGGCAGCCTTTCAAAAAAACTGTAATCCGAATGCCCGGACCATCGTTAATGGCATAGCGTTTTATATCAAAAATTAATGGTTGTTTCATTTAATTTGTTTACTAAATGGTTGTTGTGTACCCCCCGTTTCCGCCGGGCCTTCTTCGAAGTCTCCGGTTCCAACTGTCCCCCTAAAGTAGGGGACAGTGGAGGCCGCAAGCTCCGTTGTCGGAGCAAGGTTGAAACAGGGGGTGAATATATCTTTATCCCCACTTGCTATGTTATAATACTTCGTTCTGTGTACGGTCAATCACTTCTTGTTGCAAATCAGCGTTCATATCGTTAAAATAATCGCTGTAACCTGCCATACGAACCAACAAATCTTTATAATCTTCGGGACAAGCCTGCGCTGCCAAAAGTGTTGCTGTATCAACAATATTAAACTGTACATGGTGTCCTCCCAACGAAAAATAACTACGAATGAGGTGACCCAACTTTTCAACATCCTTGTCGCGTTTTAACAAGCTCGGAACAAAACGTAAATTCAACAAAGTACCTCCCGATTTTGTGTGATCTAGTTTGCCCAGCGAGCGAATTACGTTTGTTGGTCCGTGTGTATCGCAACCATGCGAGGGGGAAGTTCCGTCGGATATCGATTTCCCTGAAAAGCGACCATTTGGCGTTGCCCCCAGCACCAGGCCGAAATAAACATGGCAGGTGGTTGAAAGCATATTTAAGTGAAAAGCTTCTCCTTTTGTATTTGGTTTACCCTCGATGGCGGCAAGCAAATCGTCGTAAACCTGCAAGGCAATCGAATCGGCATATTCATCATCGTTTCCAAAAAACGGGGTGCGATTTAATATGCGTTGACGCAATATTTCTTCCCCTTCAAAGTTTTTCGATACAGCAGTTAACAGCACATCAATACTAAATGTACCCTCTTCGAAAACATGTTTTTTTAGTACCGAAAGACTGTCGGTTACCGTTCCCAAGCCTGTACACTGAATGTAATTTGTATTGTAACGCGGGCCTCCGTTGTAATAATCTTTTCCCTTCGAAATGCAGTCTTCAATTACAACCGAAAGGAAGGGTGCCGGAGCATATTTGGCAAACATCTGGTCTATGTAATTGCTCACTCTTATTTTTTGGTCGACTACAAAATTCAGTTGTTTTAAAAAGGCTTCGTACAACTCTTCGTAACTATTAAAGTTGCGGGGATCTCCGGTTTCAATACCAGCCACTTTCCCGGTTACCGGATCAATTCCGTTGTTTAATGTAATTTCCAAAACCTTCGGAACGTTCAAATAACCGGTTAACAAGTAGGCCTCCTTTCCAAAAGCTCCCACTTCGATACAACCACTGCAACCTCCTTCGCGGGCGTCTTGTAATGTTTTACCCTGATTAACCAATTCCTGCACATACACATCGGGATTAAAAACCGACGGATATCCATGACCCTGCCGAATCAGTTTCCCGGAAGCTTGCAGGAAATCATCGGGTGTAACTTTTGCAATGTGAACCGAGTTACCCGGTTGAAGTACATGCAATTCTTCAATTACCTCCAGCATCATATACGAAACTTCGCTAACACCATCGCTTCCATCGGGTTTTATGCCTCCAATGTTGATGTTGGTAAAATCGTTAAAAGTTCCACTTTCGCGCGCAGTTATTCCCACTTTTGGCGGCGCCGGATGATTGTTTACCTTAATCCAAAAACAGCTGATCAACTCTTTTGCTTCTTCGCGTGTAATGGTTCCGGCGGCCAGCTCTTTTTCAAAAAACGGTGTTAAGTGCTGGTCGAAATGTCCTGGATTCATCGCATCCCAGCCATTTAATTCGGTAATTGTACCCAAATGCACAAACCAGTACATTTGAATGGCTTCCCACATATTTCGTGGTGCATTGGCAGGCACCCAACGGCACACTTCGGCAATTTGTTTTAACTCTGCCGCACGTTTGGTATCGTTTTCTTTTGATGCCATTTCATCAGCCAGGTCAGCATGTCGTTCAGCAAAAACAATAACAGCATCGCACGAAATATCCATTGCTTTTAACTGCTCAAGTTTTGATGTGGCTTCGGTATCGTTTAAAAAGTCGAGACGAGCGATGTGATCGTTTATCTCCTTTTTATAATCGAGCATTCCTTTTTGGTAAATTTTACCGTCGAGTGCAGTGTGACCCGGTGCGCGTTGCTCCATAAATTCGGTAAAAACTCCTGCTTCGTAGGCCCTTTTCCATTCGTGCGGCACATGCCCAAAAATTCGCTCACGCATGGTACGCCCTGTCCAGTATGGAATCACTTCGCGTTCGTATGTATCAATGTCTTCTTGTGGAATGATGTAACGCTGCTGATCGCGCGTATTTAGCACATGAAAATCTTCTACGCTGTGGCAGGTTAATTCAGGAAAAGTAGGCACCGACTTTGGAACCGGTCCGCGTTCGGCCACAATCAGCTCATCGTTGCCAATATAAATGGTTTTTTGTTTACATATTTCCAGAAAATTAAGTGCCCGCATTACCGGCTCCGAATATTTTCCGTAGTTTTCTTTATAAAATTTGGTCGAGATTAACGCCCGCTCAATGGACAAGGATTCGGGAGTTTCAACGCTTAACTTTCGTAAACGCTGAATTCGTTCATTCATTCCGGGACCTATTTTCGTTTTTTGAGGGGTGTAAAAATTACCTTCAGCACCAGCCGGGCGCTCGGGTTTTCTTTTGGTTTTTATTTCAGCAAAAGACATTGTACTAAAATTTAAATAAGAAAATAAGAAATATTTAAATCAGATGGGGGAAGGAGAAAACTATGCATACAAGATCCAACACTCAAAAAGGCATCGGTAGGTGACCAATAGATTCGATATGTGTTGTTGTAATGTCATTTGTTTTTTTTACAGATACGTAAAATTAGAGATATTCTTGAAATTTTGAAAACAAATTCCATTTATTGAATGAATTCGAACAAATTTATAACAAACAGTGCAAGAGCCTGTTCTGGTTAAGCCTTTTCCCCGTTAAATTGAAATAAACGGAATATGGAAACAAACAATAATTTATAGGATCTGAGTCTTATAATATATGACATTTTTGATTGAAATAAAATTTTCAACCCACTGAATAAAAACTCATTACAAATTTTGTTTTGAACATAGTTTTGTTGATTTTAAGCTTTCGATTCCTCTTTCTCTAAACCTTTAGTTCCTTACTTTTGTTAAGAAGAAACAAAAACTAATAAGACCACTACCATGAAACAAATTTCAAGATTATTTTTATTTCTGATATCGGTAACGGCTTTTCTGTATTCGTGTCATCCGGAATACGATGCCACCATTGAAGAACTCGACCTTGCCATTACAAAGTACGATCAGGAGCAGGATTTTACAAAACTGCAAACGTTTTATATGCCCGATACAATCGTTTACATTTCGGATGAGGACAAAATAATATCGGCAAATGTAGATCATTCGCACGAAGACCATATTCTTTCGGAGGTTAGACAAAACCTAATTGACAAGGGATGGACAGAAGTTATGGCTCCTGAAAACGGAGAAATTGATGCAGATGTATCCATCCTGATTTCTGTGTTGGAAACCGATGTAAGTTTTTATTATTACTACTGGTGGGACTACTGGTCGTGGTACTCGTGGGACTGGTGGTATCCCTGGTATCCGGGTTACCCGGGCTATCCCGGATTTCCGGTTTGGCCGGGCTACCCTACCTACCCAAGTGGAGGTTACACCGTTGGAACTGTATTTATTGATATGATGAACATGGATGAAGTTGCAATGCCTGCAAGCGACGATGCTTCAATAAAACTTCCGATTGTCTGGACCGGAACTGTAAATGGAATTTTGGCTGGCTCCGATGCAAATATCCAAAGCCGACTGACAAAAGAAATCACGCAGGTATTTAATCAAAGCCCGTATTTACACAAATAATAAATTCCGCAAGCAATGAAAAAATATATTATAATAGCTTTATTAACCGTATCTGCTTTTGCTTTAAAAGCACAGGAAGGGACCATGTTTTTTGTAGATTACAATGTTGCCATGCCCCTGGGCGGAACGGCAGATTTTACAAATAACATCAGTCCTCGCGGCGTCGATTTTGAAACTCAGACCTTTATAACCGAAGACCTTACCGTTGGTTTAGGAATAGGATGGAATTTATTCAGACAAAAAATTTCGGACGAAACATTTTATTACGAAGACCTTACCATTACCGGCACACAATTTCGTTACACCAACATTGTTCCTATAACCGTAAACGTAAAAAAGTTTTTTATGAACAACGGCGATTATCTACCGTTTGTGGGCGTTGGTTTGGGAACTTCGTACAACGAAATGCGAAATGAAATAGGGGTATTTCAATTAACCGACGACAAGTGGCTTTTTAGCGTAGCTCCTGAAATTGGCATGTTGTACGATATGAACTATAAGAGTTTTTTATCGCTTAAACTGAAATACAACTACAGCCCAAAATCCGGCAATTTTGCCAGTATGTCGTACCTGAGTCTTGGTGTTGGAATTGGCCTGAAATAGGTAAAACAACTAAAACATTTTAGAAAGGTTCAATCGTTGCAGATTGGACCTTTTTAATACTCTCCCGTAGAAGTACTTTCCCATAGCGAATTATCAGAAAGTTGTACCTTTTCTACTGGTAATTCGTTGTTATTCGAATCGTTACTTTGTATAAAGTAAATCCAAACCGCCACTTCGTTTTTAGTTTTGTTTATTTTCGAGATTTCAACTTTAAGAACATCAATACCGGTATTTCTGCGAACCTCGTCCAGCAAATCTTTTGTGCTGCTTAACACCGCGTAATTTGAAGGAGAAAAAACCAAAGCCTTTTTAATTATGTGTTTTCGGGGAACATAGTTTTCCATAATGTATGCCGAAAGCAGAATAATTGAGTTGGCAACTACCAAACCAAACCAATCGGAAATATTAAAAACCACCAACGCATTAATAATCGACATTCCAATTACCAAAAAAAGGTAAGTCATTTCTTTTAAATCGATTGATGGAGAACGATAACGAATAATGCCGAATATGGCAAACAAACCAAATGCAAAACCGATGTCCAGGCTTACCCGATCGAGAATTGAAGCAATTAAAAAGATCATTAATCCCAATAAGAAAAATGTAAACAAGTACTTCACCCTACTGTTACGCGGATAATAAACAAAGCGAATTAAAATCAGGGTTGATACAATATTCACTGCTAAGCGCAACAGAAAATCAAACCACATGGTATCGCTAAAGTGTTGTAATTCTTCCATATTCACTGCCTTTAAAATTCGTTGCTTCTACACTGATTTTTAAGTAATGAGACCATTCCTTTTGTACGTTTATTCTGAATAAAAAACTCGTCGACAAACTTTTCACGGCTATTTCTTTCTCTCTCACTCAAATAAGTAAAATTCGCAATAACACTCTTAATTTCAGCTTCCTTTTGATTAAACAGCTCAATGGCATCTAAATATTCCTCATCGCTGTTTCTACAGTAGCCCAAATACTCTCTATCGCTTACGCTTTTTATCGACACCCATTCCTGTGGCTCGGCATAATGTGTGTCCACAAATCCCGAATAATCAAAATCGTAAGGCACAGGAATTACTTTCTCATTAAAATTTGTCAGCGATTTTAGGTATTTCAAATTATGGCCTGCTTTTGCACGCCAATCCGTATTTGCAATCATGTATTCGAACAGTGCAACAACATCCATCGTAGCGTCGTCCATCTCCTCTGGTTTTATTACCGTTGGTTTAACTTCAATTGATCCGGTGCGTTTTGCCAAAAGTTCAACAGGTTCAATTAAGAAACCATATTTGTGGTAGTTACGTCCTCTTTTTCCGGTGTCGATATAATTAATATCGACCAAGCGTACCTTAAAGCTTTTTTCAGAAAAAACATTGTAAAGTTTATATGCAAGGTATTCGCGTAGGATATAGTTTTCGTATGCTTTTGTTGATTCGCAATGCGTTACCATTTTTATTTTTCGCATGCCTTTTAATTCCGTATTTTCAATGGGATCAGTTTTAAAATTCAAGTAAATAGGAGGGAAAAAACAGTGCCCACGTCTGAAGTTACCACGTGCTTTTAAACGTATATTTTTTACAATTGAATCGGAATCAGACAGATGCAGAAACAACTCAGCATCAATGTATTCACCTTTGGATTTATGCTTTACAAACGAGCTTATATCGTATTTTAAAGTTACAATTAATGGTTCGTCTGTATCGAAAACACTCCCCTGATCAACCGTTTCGGTTATGGGTTCCAGTAACGAGTTCTGATCGGCAGAATCGTTTTCCTGAGCCAGTAAACCAACCGACAACAGGAAAGAAAAGAATACGAAATAAATTATTTTCATAAAAACAGATTTTGGGAATAAAACAGCTGTTAAAATCAAGTTTGTACTTTCATTAAAACAGTCGATGTTTAGAACTTTGGTTTAAAGTATAAACATTTTTACTGTCGTAATGTTAGATGTTTCATGTATTTATTATACTTTACATGAATAAAAATACGCCCAAAAATTAAGAACTAAAAATAAGCGGTACATTTGAATGTAATACCTTCAGAAATAAAACTTAAATTGAAATAAATGAAACGACTAATTATTGCCTTTTTTACAGCCAGTATACTATTAACCGGTTGTGGCCCGTCTACAAAATTAATTAATTCGTGGTCGGACAAAGAAAACACACCTCAAGAATACGAAAACATTGGTGTGACTGTCCTTTTCCCACAATCATCGAGTAGATATATTACCGAACACAATGTGGTAGATTACCTGAAAGAAAAAGGCATAAAAGCCATGCCTACCACCGATGTTTTTCCGATGGCCAACCGTTTAGGCGAGATTACCAAAGTAATGGACAACTCTGATGTTATTAAAGAAAAGGTGATTTCGAAAGTTGCTGAGAATAAGATTGACGCATTAATGATTATTACCCTATTTGATAAAACAAAAGAGCAACGTTGGGTAAACGACCGCGGATTTGCCATGGGTGGAACGGGATATTACGGAACACCATACGGAATGGGTGGTGCATACTACGATTACTATTATTACTCCATGGGAACAATAATGGATCGAGGATATTACACCGACGATATCACTTATTTTGTTGAGTGTAACTTATACGATGTAGCGACTGAAAAATTAATTTGGAGAGCCCAGACCAAAACGCTCAATCCTGCTTCAATTGAAGAAGAGTCGAAAGCCCTGGCTTACATAGTTGTTAAACAACTTTTAGGTAAAAAAGTGATTACGAAATAAAAGTCACGTTATCATTTCCAATATCAAAATATAGGTACATCATTCCATATATCAGCTAACGGATTTGGAATTTTTGCTAGTGAAAAAGATGCTGAAATAAATTCAGCATGACGACCAGAAGGAGCGCAGTTAGCATAACTCTGGCTTACAAAAAGAGCGGATAAAAATTAATTTATCCGCTCTTTTTATGCTTGAATATCTATCTTCTGCCACGTGTTGCAGCTCCGGTACTTCGCTG
The sequence above is a segment of the uncultured Draconibacterium sp. genome. Coding sequences within it:
- a CDS encoding M28 family peptidase; this translates as MYSKTFLTLLLFALTAWCGCAQNSKKSDQKIQTLHTISSNEILEYATELSSPKYKGRLSGSPEFQDVANWCAGKFEEWGVKPANNGSYFQYFKNEFSEVNSLGAVIYFNGKEKTYLDFPEDYLPGSNSANGKVEAELVYVGYGISAPELDYDDYKNIDVKGKIIILEPGIPYTKNDTILAKWTPYAYHRYKFRNAVKHGAAGMIYASKIANPNTVHLDGFIYAHVDTKVVDQIFSDAGKDYKEVLKQLRNGEVPSFSLPAKQKIFIKAETKYFPDAQACNVVGIIEGTDPELKNEVIIIGGHLDGQGQMGDVVFPGALDNASGIADILGAAKALATSDSKPKRSVLFILFGGEECGLYGSKQYCEKPLFPIEKTKMMINLDMVGNGTGFFVEGGKSHPQLFTHFEAANSNYIHREMESSASRKNYGRPRSDASIFESAGIKTFGLWTRGSVFPVYYHHPMDKTNVLTPEIMEDAAKLLYLGVLGVANDESL
- a CDS encoding glycyl-radical enzyme activating protein, encoding MKQPLIFDIKRYAINDGPGIRITVFLKGCPLSCKWCHNPESQAPQAQKLYTESKCIGAQECVKVCPEDALTLTPKGIVTDYEACTLCGICSDVCPTKAIEMSGRMYDVDELVQIIEKERVHIDQSNGGVTFSGGEPLMHPVFLIKMLKACGNKNIHRTVDTCGFADTETMLEVARNTELFLFDLKVMDPEKHKKWTGVSNKLILENLKVLSESGAKINIRIPFIKNVNADERSVREMARFVFGLPGEKPQVNILPYHSIAANKYIKLGTTYNEFNMAEPTEKEQNKALAIFQEFGLEAEIGG
- the hypD gene encoding trans-4-hydroxy-L-proline dehydratase → MSFAEIKTKRKPERPAGAEGNFYTPQKTKIGPGMNERIQRLRKLSVETPESLSIERALISTKFYKENYGKYSEPVMRALNFLEICKQKTIYIGNDELIVAERGPVPKSVPTFPELTCHSVEDFHVLNTRDQQRYIIPQEDIDTYEREVIPYWTGRTMRERIFGHVPHEWKRAYEAGVFTEFMEQRAPGHTALDGKIYQKGMLDYKKEINDHIARLDFLNDTEATSKLEQLKAMDISCDAVIVFAERHADLADEMASKENDTKRAAELKQIAEVCRWVPANAPRNMWEAIQMYWFVHLGTITELNGWDAMNPGHFDQHLTPFFEKELAAGTITREEAKELISCFWIKVNNHPAPPKVGITARESGTFNDFTNINIGGIKPDGSDGVSEVSYMMLEVIEELHVLQPGNSVHIAKVTPDDFLQASGKLIRQGHGYPSVFNPDVYVQELVNQGKTLQDAREGGCSGCIEVGAFGKEAYLLTGYLNVPKVLEITLNNGIDPVTGKVAGIETGDPRNFNSYEELYEAFLKQLNFVVDQKIRVSNYIDQMFAKYAPAPFLSVVIEDCISKGKDYYNGGPRYNTNYIQCTGLGTVTDSLSVLKKHVFEEGTFSIDVLLTAVSKNFEGEEILRQRILNRTPFFGNDDEYADSIALQVYDDLLAAIEGKPNTKGEAFHLNMLSTTCHVYFGLVLGATPNGRFSGKSISDGTSPSHGCDTHGPTNVIRSLGKLDHTKSGGTLLNLRFVPSLLKRDKDVEKLGHLIRSYFSLGGHHVQFNIVDTATLLAAQACPEDYKDLLVRMAGYSDYFNDMNADLQQEVIDRTQNEVL
- a CDS encoding DUF4136 domain-containing protein, which translates into the protein MKQISRLFLFLISVTAFLYSCHPEYDATIEELDLAITKYDQEQDFTKLQTFYMPDTIVYISDEDKIISANVDHSHEDHILSEVRQNLIDKGWTEVMAPENGEIDADVSILISVLETDVSFYYYYWWDYWSWYSWDWWYPWYPGYPGYPGFPVWPGYPTYPSGGYTVGTVFIDMMNMDEVAMPASDDASIKLPIVWTGTVNGILAGSDANIQSRLTKEITQVFNQSPYLHK
- a CDS encoding DUF4956 domain-containing protein; its protein translation is MEELQHFSDTMWFDFLLRLAVNIVSTLILIRFVYYPRNSRVKYLFTFFLLGLMIFLIASILDRVSLDIGFAFGLFAIFGIIRYRSPSIDLKEMTYLFLVIGMSIINALVVFNISDWFGLVVANSIILLSAYIMENYVPRKHIIKKALVFSPSNYAVLSSTKDLLDEVRRNTGIDVLKVEISKINKTKNEVAVWIYFIQSNDSNNNELPVEKVQLSDNSLWESTSTGEY